The Thermodesulfobacteriota bacterium genome includes a window with the following:
- a CDS encoding carboxypeptidase-like regulatory domain-containing protein produces the protein MRQAWRAAVVLVAVVTALSSGAAAQPPAGTGTVSGQLMAEGQPLAEGVIAFFNLATGPAPDQGTVRRIPDGVAVVAQGRFTIQLPPGRYHLGALARPVAAGPGPPRPGEKFYFARDGEGRLRILEVLVTGLEAGDIPVQLATGFAERGETFAVQGRVLDEEGKPLPGVVILVKKQLNTPRPDFASDPTAADGSFSLHLPAPGPYYLLAREHLGIGRPLSGSRIGIFGGAEPAQVQGAAGATVPGIEIRAAKVPEPGADRPEVITDPAKAEEKREEKLRQREQVMPFGGSAP, from the coding sequence ATGAGACAGGCCTGGCGGGCCGCTGTCGTCCTCGTCGCCGTTGTCACGGCCTTGTCCTCCGGGGCCGCGGCTCAGCCGCCGGCTGGCACCGGCACCGTGAGCGGACAGCTCATGGCCGAGGGCCAGCCGCTGGCGGAAGGGGTGATCGCCTTCTTCAACCTGGCCACCGGACCGGCGCCGGACCAGGGCACGGTCCGCCGCATCCCGGACGGGGTGGCGGTGGTGGCCCAGGGCCGCTTCACCATCCAGCTGCCGCCGGGCCGCTACCATCTGGGAGCCCTGGCCAGGCCGGTCGCCGCCGGTCCCGGGCCACCGCGGCCAGGGGAGAAGTTCTATTTCGCCCGGGACGGCGAGGGCCGGCTCCGGATCCTGGAGGTTTTGGTGACCGGGCTGGAGGCCGGTGATATTCCGGTGCAGCTGGCCACTGGTTTTGCCGAGCGCGGCGAGACCTTCGCCGTCCAGGGCCGGGTGCTGGACGAGGAGGGCAAGCCTTTGCCCGGCGTGGTCATCCTGGTCAAGAAACAGCTCAACACCCCCCGCCCGGACTTCGCCTCCGATCCCACCGCTGCCGATGGCTCCTTCAGCCTGCACCTGCCGGCGCCCGGTCCCTATTATCTCCTGGCCCGGGAGCATCTGGGCATCGGCCGGCCGCTTTCCGGCAGCCGGATCGGCATCTTCGGCGGCGCCGAGCCGGCCCAGGTCCAGGGGGCGGCCGGGGCCACGGTGCCCGGCATCGAGATCCGGGCCGCCAAGGTGCCGGAGCCTGGCGCCGACCGGCCGGAGGTGATCACCGATCCCGCCAAGGCCGAGGAGAAGCGGGAGGAGAAGCTCCGGCAGCGGGAGCAGGTGATGCCCTTCGGTGGCAGCGCCCCCTGA